One segment of Sulfobacillus thermosulfidooxidans DSM 9293 DNA contains the following:
- a CDS encoding gamma-glutamyltransferase family protein, producing MNVKAQCPNASVWASHAMVASGHPLASQAGLQMLHQGGNAVDAAIAMAFATGVLMPDMAGLGGEAFVLYQAPHREITAYLGSGRLPQGYDESKLPKSLTLPLHQGASVSVPGALDLYWRLHQDGGRLPWARVIEPAQRLAEEGFPVDARLAESLQEMTVLQEEAPSCQEVFFPQGQPLVEGELLKQPALANTLKLLQEQGRDGFYRGEVAHDIVKAVTRAGGFLDDDDLRAHETETTKPLSLSFGPYTIYQTPPPSQGVVMLEALAMLGPDFPKDWRQTGANVHQVIESLRWAFYDRREYLGDPLWQHFDPTQLLTEQWIEKRRAGILPRASLIDTTLKEGDTTSLLAVDDEGHVVSFIHSLALSFGSYVFVPERGFFLNNRAGRSFNRIVGHPNQATPGKRPMHTLNTYMVTYGDQFYLAGNTPGGDGQPQWNLMILLDLLQAQALPHEAVSAPRLTIGPATDAHTLSQQSYVVLESRFAPHVIDDLRKRGHNVRVIGPLSGGGSAQVIMRRLGNWVGASDPRGIGQTLGY from the coding sequence ATGAATGTAAAGGCTCAGTGTCCGAACGCCAGTGTATGGGCCTCTCATGCTATGGTGGCATCAGGGCATCCCTTGGCTAGTCAAGCCGGGCTACAGATGCTGCATCAAGGTGGTAATGCGGTGGATGCCGCTATTGCCATGGCCTTTGCTACCGGCGTATTAATGCCGGATATGGCGGGGCTCGGAGGGGAAGCATTCGTTCTCTATCAGGCTCCTCATCGAGAGATCACAGCCTATTTAGGGAGTGGACGATTGCCCCAAGGCTATGATGAATCGAAACTCCCCAAGTCGCTCACATTACCGCTCCATCAAGGGGCATCAGTTTCTGTCCCGGGAGCCCTCGATTTATATTGGCGCTTGCATCAAGACGGGGGTCGCCTTCCGTGGGCCCGGGTTATCGAACCGGCCCAACGATTGGCGGAAGAGGGGTTTCCGGTCGATGCCCGCTTAGCGGAGTCCCTCCAAGAGATGACGGTGTTGCAAGAAGAGGCGCCGTCCTGTCAAGAAGTCTTTTTCCCTCAGGGACAACCGCTGGTTGAAGGAGAATTACTGAAGCAGCCCGCGTTGGCCAATACGTTGAAGCTTCTTCAGGAACAAGGTCGAGACGGTTTTTACCGAGGCGAGGTTGCTCATGATATTGTCAAGGCTGTCACAAGAGCCGGTGGCTTTCTTGATGACGACGATCTCCGTGCGCATGAAACCGAAACGACCAAACCGCTTTCCCTGTCTTTCGGACCTTATACCATCTATCAGACACCGCCTCCCTCGCAAGGAGTTGTTATGTTAGAGGCACTCGCTATGCTGGGACCAGATTTTCCCAAGGATTGGCGCCAAACGGGGGCAAACGTTCACCAGGTGATTGAATCCCTCAGATGGGCTTTTTATGACCGCCGTGAATACCTGGGAGATCCGCTCTGGCAGCATTTTGATCCGACTCAGTTATTAACCGAACAGTGGATTGAGAAACGACGGGCGGGCATCTTACCCCGGGCCTCGTTGATTGACACTACGTTAAAAGAGGGGGATACCACCTCCTTATTAGCCGTAGACGACGAGGGACACGTGGTCTCATTTATTCATAGTTTGGCGTTGTCCTTTGGGTCATATGTTTTCGTGCCCGAACGCGGCTTCTTTTTAAATAATCGTGCCGGTCGGTCCTTTAACCGGATTGTCGGTCACCCCAATCAAGCGACTCCAGGGAAACGGCCTATGCACACCTTAAACACCTATATGGTGACCTACGGCGACCAATTCTATCTGGCTGGCAATACGCCAGGCGGGGACGGACAGCCGCAATGGAATTTGATGATTCTACTCGATTTGTTGCAAGCACAGGCCTTACCCCATGAGGCGGTGAGCGCTCCGAGGCTCACGATTGGACCGGCGACTGATGCTCATACCCTGAGTCAACAATCCTATGTGGTCCTGGAATCACGTTTTGCTCCTCACGTGATTGACGATTTGCGAAAGCGCGGTCACAATGTGCGCGTTATTGGACCTTTAAGCGGGGGCGGATCGGCCCAAGTAATTATGCGACGATTGGGAAATTGGGTCGGCGCATCGGATCCCCGCGGAATTGGCCAAACCTTAGGGTATTAA
- a CDS encoding PIG-L deacetylase family protein, with translation MDLSSLLPIPDLLQAKRLMAFAPHPDDNEVGAGATVARLRRQGCEVIYVIATKGDAGSDDPQLTADELVRLRQQEQQRALQILGDGPIVFWDYPDTLLKDHEKALQQDVLKVIREYQPDFVMAPDPWLPYEAHPDHRTLGHAVATGVIMAPFARAFGQSATPVPSPAIAFYGSAWPNTFIDVTETFDLKLAALAAHKSQFGPPLGPQLMMYLTLYAEENGQKIGVKRAEPFKVLTPHHLHFNAYTWHC, from the coding sequence ATGGATTTATCCTCGCTACTGCCCATTCCTGATTTATTGCAAGCGAAAAGACTCATGGCTTTTGCTCCCCACCCCGATGACAACGAGGTGGGGGCAGGGGCCACCGTTGCGCGCTTAAGGCGGCAAGGGTGTGAAGTCATTTATGTCATTGCCACGAAGGGAGATGCAGGCAGTGACGATCCCCAATTGACAGCGGATGAGCTCGTGCGATTACGGCAGCAAGAACAACAGCGTGCTTTACAAATCTTGGGGGATGGCCCTATTGTTTTTTGGGACTATCCCGATACGTTGCTCAAAGATCATGAAAAAGCCCTCCAACAAGACGTGTTAAAAGTGATTCGCGAATATCAACCCGATTTCGTGATGGCCCCCGATCCGTGGTTGCCTTATGAAGCCCATCCTGATCACCGCACCTTGGGCCATGCTGTGGCCACGGGTGTGATTATGGCGCCTTTTGCCCGCGCCTTTGGGCAAAGCGCGACGCCAGTGCCCTCCCCGGCCATTGCATTTTATGGCAGCGCCTGGCCCAATACATTTATCGATGTGACCGAGACCTTTGATCTGAAATTAGCCGCTTTGGCAGCGCATAAAAGCCAGTTCGGCCCCCCGTTAGGGCCTCAGCTGATGATGTATTTGACATTATACGCCGAAGAAAATGGACAAAAGATTGGAGTCAAACGCGCGGAACCATTTAAAGTGCTAACGCCCCATCATTTGCACTTTAATGCCTATACCTGGCACTGTTAA
- a CDS encoding nucleotide pyrophosphohydrolase, with protein sequence MTIQEMQQQVDAWISQFEEGYFAPSTMILRLAEELGELAREVNHVYGEKPKKPTEPDGSIAMELGDMLFVLVSFANSLHLDLTDVFQAVMTKFQTRDQNRWTKKSSESLDCSHSDAQKGG encoded by the coding sequence ATGACGATCCAAGAAATGCAGCAACAAGTGGATGCCTGGATTAGCCAGTTTGAAGAAGGATATTTTGCCCCATCGACGATGATTTTGCGCTTGGCCGAAGAATTAGGTGAACTGGCGCGTGAAGTCAACCATGTTTATGGGGAAAAACCGAAAAAGCCCACAGAGCCCGACGGATCCATTGCGATGGAACTGGGGGATATGCTGTTTGTTTTAGTGTCCTTCGCCAATTCCTTGCACTTGGATTTAACTGACGTTTTTCAAGCCGTGATGACCAAATTTCAAACGCGAGATCAAAACCGGTGGACGAAAAAATCTTCCGAAAGTCTAGACTGCAGTCATTCTGATGCCCAGAAAGGTGGGTAG
- a CDS encoding NADH:flavin oxidoreductase/NADH oxidase, translating to MAKLFEPFTLKDLTLKNRIMMSPMCQYSVWDEDGKPNEWHYVHYISRAVGGSALIMIEMTDVDPNGRITVRDLGLWSDDQIPAFRRIIDQVHQYGAKIGIQIAHAGRKTESPSLQPVAPSAIAFSDRYRVPKALSIDEIHRLIDNFGLAAKRAIKAGVDTIELHGAHGYLIHQFMSPLSNHRSDVYGEPTRFGVEVIESVKSHMPQGMPLIMRLSATEYVDGGYDFPALEKMAQVYRDHGVDMFDVSSGGNAPVVPKMYPGYQVSYAATLRKHLNVPVIAVGMLETPELAEFVLEQQQADVIAIARGMLRNPYWANTAAQVLGGTIQVPPEYDRAFPKDFVQRAHE from the coding sequence ATGGCAAAATTGTTTGAACCGTTTACCCTCAAAGACTTAACGTTAAAGAACCGGATTATGATGTCGCCCATGTGTCAATACTCTGTGTGGGATGAAGATGGCAAACCCAATGAGTGGCATTATGTCCATTACATATCGCGCGCTGTCGGGGGCAGTGCTCTCATTATGATAGAAATGACCGATGTGGATCCCAATGGCCGTATTACCGTAAGAGATTTAGGGTTATGGTCTGATGATCAAATTCCCGCCTTTCGCCGGATTATTGATCAGGTTCATCAGTATGGTGCCAAAATTGGGATACAAATTGCACATGCCGGTCGCAAAACGGAATCGCCCAGTTTGCAGCCCGTGGCCCCATCAGCCATTGCATTTTCTGATCGCTACCGGGTTCCTAAGGCTTTGAGCATCGATGAGATTCACCGCTTAATCGACAATTTTGGGCTCGCCGCGAAGCGTGCGATAAAAGCGGGAGTCGATACCATCGAACTTCATGGGGCGCATGGGTATTTGATTCACCAGTTTATGTCGCCTTTATCCAATCACCGGAGCGATGTCTATGGGGAACCGACCCGTTTTGGGGTCGAGGTGATTGAGTCGGTCAAAAGTCACATGCCCCAAGGGATGCCTCTGATCATGCGACTGTCCGCGACCGAGTATGTGGACGGGGGTTATGATTTCCCAGCACTTGAGAAAATGGCTCAGGTCTACCGCGATCACGGTGTCGATATGTTTGATGTGTCTTCTGGGGGAAATGCTCCCGTTGTGCCCAAGATGTACCCAGGGTACCAAGTTTCCTATGCCGCCACATTGCGTAAGCATCTGAATGTGCCGGTGATTGCGGTCGGCATGTTGGAAACGCCGGAACTCGCCGAATTTGTGTTAGAGCAACAGCAAGCCGACGTGATTGCGATTGCGCGGGGCATGTTGCGCAATCCTTACTGGGCCAATACCGCAGCGCAAGTACTGGGTGGAACCATTCAAGTGCCTCCTGAATATGACCGTGCGTTTCCCAAAGACTTTGTGCAACGGGCCCACGAGTGA
- a CDS encoding 23S rRNA (pseudouridine(1915)-N(3))-methyltransferase RlmH has product MAQHWRLLTVGRPKDRAISQMIDEYRMRLGSWQPLDWVVAPEIGYKNGQESETLEREAKAISKHLDPTDFVILLDIDGQQVTSEFLSRQLARYQEQSLAVVFVIGGSLGVASRIRERANWRWSLSSLTLPHALAQLITVEQIYRAFSIIHHHPYHKA; this is encoded by the coding sequence ATGGCACAACATTGGCGCCTTTTGACGGTGGGCCGGCCCAAAGACCGTGCAATTTCCCAGATGATTGATGAATACCGGATGCGTTTAGGATCATGGCAGCCGCTTGATTGGGTGGTCGCACCTGAAATTGGCTATAAAAATGGTCAGGAAAGCGAGACCCTGGAACGCGAAGCCAAAGCGATTAGCAAACATTTGGATCCCACGGACTTTGTTATTCTCTTGGATATTGATGGTCAACAAGTAACATCTGAATTCTTGAGCCGGCAATTAGCCCGGTATCAGGAACAAAGTTTGGCGGTAGTTTTTGTGATCGGCGGCAGCCTTGGAGTCGCTTCGCGAATTCGAGAGCGAGCTAATTGGCGCTGGTCTCTTTCATCTTTGACGTTACCGCATGCTTTGGCTCAATTAATTACGGTCGAACAGATTTACCGGGCCTTTAGCATTATTCATCATCACCCCTATCACAAAGCCTGA
- a CDS encoding IS256 family transposase produces MAHYQITLDDQTIQALVGQKDQAFALLLQQVLNQVLEAEVTEHLQADRYERTEDRRGYRNGSRSRQLTTRVGTLTLEVPRTRDGEFSPTLFERYQRHEKALVLTLMEMVVNGVSTRKIRRVTEELCGTEFSKSTVSDLAKGLEAAVQQWRTRSLAETPYPFLIVDALVLKIRENGAVRSRSGCVVTGINAAGYREILGFWIGDSESKQTWTAVFTDLKDRGLTGVDLVVSDDHRGLRQAIEQQFQGASWQRCQTHLTRNILDAAPKAVQEELHGRLRALFEAPDRATVDTLWTKLLEDFAERAPRAVAILENGLEDALAVLQLPESLRQRLRTTNGVERLNAEIRRRERVIRIFPNRESAIRLVGALLLEQHEVWTTGKRYLNLEPYWQAKRSQAATDEPPHAGPAVVA; encoded by the coding sequence ATGGCTCATTATCAGATTACACTGGATGATCAAACAATCCAAGCCCTGGTCGGACAAAAGGATCAGGCCTTCGCGCTCTTGTTGCAACAGGTCTTAAATCAGGTGTTAGAAGCCGAAGTGACGGAACATCTTCAAGCCGACCGGTACGAGCGGACCGAAGACCGGCGCGGATATCGCAACGGCTCACGGAGCCGGCAGCTCACGACGCGCGTCGGCACGTTGACGCTGGAGGTCCCGCGGACGCGGGACGGGGAGTTCAGTCCGACACTCTTTGAGCGGTACCAGCGGCATGAAAAAGCCCTCGTCCTCACGTTGATGGAAATGGTGGTGAATGGGGTGTCAACCCGCAAAATTCGGCGCGTGACCGAAGAACTCTGTGGCACCGAATTTTCGAAGTCCACGGTGTCGGACCTCGCGAAAGGCTTAGAGGCGGCCGTCCAGCAATGGCGAACCCGATCCCTCGCGGAGACGCCGTACCCGTTCCTGATTGTCGATGCCTTGGTCTTGAAAATCCGCGAGAACGGGGCCGTCCGGTCCCGGAGCGGGTGTGTGGTGACCGGCATTAATGCGGCGGGGTACCGAGAAATTCTCGGGTTTTGGATCGGGGATAGCGAATCGAAGCAGACGTGGACGGCCGTGTTTACCGACCTCAAGGATCGAGGCTTAACGGGCGTCGACCTGGTGGTGTCGGATGACCACCGCGGGCTGCGGCAGGCTATCGAACAGCAATTCCAAGGGGCGAGTTGGCAGCGCTGCCAAACGCACCTCACGCGGAATATCCTCGATGCCGCGCCCAAAGCGGTGCAGGAGGAGCTGCACGGCCGCCTCCGCGCGCTCTTCGAAGCCCCCGACCGGGCCACCGTCGACACCTTGTGGACCAAACTGCTCGAGGACTTTGCCGAGCGGGCTCCCCGCGCCGTGGCGATTCTGGAGAACGGGCTCGAGGACGCGCTAGCGGTGTTGCAACTCCCCGAGTCGCTGCGCCAGCGATTACGCACCACGAATGGCGTCGAGCGGCTCAATGCTGAGATCCGGCGCCGAGAACGGGTGATTCGGATTTTTCCGAACCGGGAGTCGGCGATCCGCCTGGTGGGCGCGCTGTTGCTCGAGCAGCATGAGGTGTGGACCACGGGTAAGCGGTATCTGAATCTCGAGCCTTACTGGCAAGCGAAACGGTCTCAAGCGGCGACGGATGAGCCGCCTCATGCGGGACCCGCGGTCGTCGCCTAA
- a CDS encoding MFS transporter, whose protein sequence is MSTKTVSETLNEAPLNLFHLRAVLTAGMGFFTDAYDLFIIGAALILIKEQWHPSATMTGLLGSTALIAAFVGAFVFGRLADVFGRKSIYGLEAGLMALGAILSAFSPNIFWLIVFRFIMGIGIGGDYPVSAVLMSEYANAKDRGKLVSLVFSMQALGLIAGPIVALTLLASGIQADIAWRLMLGLGAVPALAVIILRRRMPESPRYVAQVKGKTKEAIVSLKGYTGQEAQAIDEINPRQKLSLGQMLSQGRYWLLLLGTAGSWAVFDYAYYGNSISLPLVLKMVAPHSSAMTSIAWSLIIFAVAAVPGYILAFLTIDAIGHKKLQWIGFLVMGLAFATLGLVPNITHDVLPFLLIFGLSYFFAEFGPNTTTFVMASEVYPTSVRTTGHGISAGLAKVGAFIGVFIFPVMSKDLGLNGTLLITAGFSMLGILLTMLLPEPSRQTLEDVSSSEPPVLSKHA, encoded by the coding sequence ATGTCCACCAAAACTGTTAGTGAAACACTCAATGAAGCGCCGCTCAATTTATTTCATTTACGTGCGGTTCTTACCGCCGGTATGGGCTTTTTTACCGATGCTTATGACTTGTTCATCATTGGAGCCGCTCTCATTCTGATTAAAGAACAATGGCATCCATCGGCCACAATGACTGGTCTTCTCGGATCTACCGCTCTTATTGCAGCTTTTGTCGGGGCCTTTGTTTTTGGTCGCTTAGCAGACGTTTTCGGACGGAAAAGTATCTATGGATTAGAAGCTGGCTTAATGGCATTAGGGGCTATTCTGTCGGCATTCTCCCCCAATATTTTTTGGCTCATTGTGTTTCGTTTCATTATGGGGATTGGTATTGGAGGCGATTACCCGGTATCGGCCGTCTTAATGAGTGAATATGCCAATGCCAAAGACCGGGGTAAACTGGTCAGTTTAGTCTTTTCCATGCAAGCCTTAGGATTAATTGCCGGTCCTATCGTGGCTTTGACTTTACTCGCTTCAGGTATCCAAGCGGATATTGCTTGGCGGTTGATGTTAGGCTTGGGTGCTGTGCCGGCCTTAGCCGTGATTATTTTACGGCGGCGCATGCCTGAATCTCCTAGGTATGTGGCTCAAGTCAAAGGCAAAACCAAAGAGGCCATCGTGAGTCTCAAAGGCTACACGGGTCAAGAAGCTCAAGCCATCGATGAGATCAATCCTCGTCAAAAACTCAGTTTGGGACAAATGTTGTCACAAGGGCGCTACTGGCTCCTTCTTCTCGGTACCGCCGGCAGTTGGGCTGTTTTCGACTACGCATACTATGGTAATTCCATTTCCTTGCCTCTGGTGCTGAAAATGGTGGCTCCCCATAGTTCGGCCATGACATCGATTGCCTGGTCATTAATCATCTTTGCCGTCGCTGCAGTGCCTGGTTATATTTTAGCCTTCTTGACTATCGATGCGATTGGTCACAAAAAATTACAGTGGATCGGCTTTTTGGTTATGGGATTGGCCTTTGCCACCTTAGGTCTGGTTCCCAACATCACCCACGATGTCCTACCCTTTCTTCTCATCTTCGGATTAAGCTACTTCTTCGCCGAATTTGGTCCGAACACCACCACATTTGTCATGGCGAGTGAGGTCTACCCGACCAGTGTCAGGACCACCGGTCACGGCATTTCAGCAGGGCTGGCGAAGGTGGGAGCCTTTATCGGTGTGTTTATCTTCCCGGTTATGAGTAAAGACTTAGGATTAAATGGGACCCTCCTCATTACCGCCGGTTTCTC